One Streptomyces sp. B21-105 genomic region harbors:
- a CDS encoding DUF317 domain-containing protein encodes MEAPLLPHHSSDRSRPDLPDPVYWVTPRHLAGDDGVLAERTGDILSDLGWRMWPTSRHTLLYVSPDGLRGAEWILAAYPFELGGLPVAWQLSARAHAASAMPEWNAYFTTGVSYEALADLLMALDACEGPDVAFKEPETVLDALSVRGWIRDVDRPHTTATDPGFSSCVSLEMLPPLIEDADPRPDLMGWQAWAEPVPGAPYLWCASFSASVPHDLVAAFASSLASPVPVPRHTVPEIAEGRLTIVRRS; translated from the coding sequence ATGGAGGCGCCCCTGCTCCCGCACCACTCCAGCGACCGCTCCCGACCGGACTTGCCGGACCCGGTGTACTGGGTCACCCCGCGTCATCTGGCCGGCGACGACGGTGTGCTCGCCGAACGGACCGGCGACATCCTGTCCGACCTCGGCTGGCGCATGTGGCCCACCTCCCGTCACACCCTTCTGTACGTAAGCCCGGACGGGCTGCGTGGCGCCGAGTGGATCCTCGCGGCCTACCCGTTCGAGCTGGGCGGTCTGCCCGTCGCCTGGCAGCTGAGCGCCCGCGCGCATGCCGCCTCCGCGATGCCGGAGTGGAACGCGTACTTCACCACCGGCGTCTCCTACGAGGCGCTCGCCGATCTCCTCATGGCGCTCGACGCCTGTGAGGGGCCCGACGTCGCCTTCAAGGAGCCCGAGACGGTCCTCGACGCGCTCAGTGTCCGGGGCTGGATCCGCGACGTGGACCGGCCCCACACCACTGCCACGGACCCAGGGTTCTCCTCCTGCGTCTCTCTGGAGATGCTGCCGCCGCTCATCGAGGACGCCGACCCGCGGCCGGATTTGATGGGTTGGCAGGCGTGGGCGGAGCCCGTGCCCGGTGCGCCGTATCTGTGGTGCGCCAGCTTCAGCGCCAGCGTCCCCCATGACCTGGTCGCCGCGTTCGCCTCCTCGCTCGCCTCCCCGGTGCCGGTGCCTCGCCACACTGTGCCCGAGATCGCGGAGGGGCGGCTCACTATCGTCCGCCGCAGCTGA
- the haaT gene encoding cyclophane-containing RiPP biosynthesis TPR protein HaaT, whose translation MRLRRGIAIAVVAGGGAVTTMLVGLVTNAVSDESRWPGWLGWLQEHAWFSFVVLGVTMAGLTALLAGLSETRPPTPPGRPEDGTGPPGAAQVLRSLPRDTAAFTDRAAELERLVGSVRASQERGEGLPVHVIDGMPGVGKTTFAVHAGHLLSERFPDGQLFVNLNGHTPGRTPVQAGEALASLLAAAGVPTQQIPVGDDVGAVTEARAAMWRSRFADKKALLILDNAASYRQLEPLLPGGSGCLVLVTSRKRLVANEEVVMSVDALPPDHAVDLFVRLSGRPADALGRDVVDPLVRLCGCLPLGVSLLAARLRHHPSWSAEDLRGRLLAARDRLGELRAGERAVTATFDLSYRDLAPERQRFFRRLGFFPGTDLDPHVGAALGDVSVVAARLHLEALYDDHLIDEQPGSRYRLHDLLRDYARGLAAEGDSMDHAQAVQRVCAYYLAALTVVNGHIGRSGAVVPPAPDGASRVETPPLESRADALSWLETERANILACVRRANGLALYDLVVRLAAAMAPFLRQAGPWDQAVGLHRTAAEAARHTGDQRARGDALAELGVVRRFMAAYPQAIEALNDAVTAYEAVDERRGKAEALNQLGIVWYLTADNEDAARAQTEALALYRELGYRLGQANALADLGMTHRQMSRFDAAVEAQSEALTIYRELGDRYGEANSLRDLGVVHCLMGAYDIAARHHQEAFDIYLELDDRVHQAYALNELGVIRRLTGDIEAARTAHSQALTHFTELGERFGHATSVRHLGVVDRISGDATAAIRLLEEALDAYRELGSRGGEAASLSELGVARGIVGERDGATEAFQRGLEILRGLDDRCGEAEVLNHWGMLLFTSDEPTAARRHFDQALTLARDIQCPLEEARALEGIGRCDWTIDGPGHGVGSLRAAVTVYRRLGVSASVDDIERLLV comes from the coding sequence ATGAGACTCCGGCGCGGGATCGCGATCGCCGTCGTCGCTGGAGGCGGCGCTGTGACCACCATGCTGGTCGGGCTCGTCACGAACGCCGTGTCCGATGAGTCGCGGTGGCCCGGCTGGCTTGGGTGGTTACAGGAGCACGCCTGGTTCTCGTTCGTCGTGCTGGGCGTGACGATGGCGGGGCTGACGGCCCTGCTCGCCGGACTCTCCGAGACTCGGCCTCCCACCCCTCCGGGGCGACCGGAGGATGGAACGGGGCCGCCGGGGGCAGCCCAGGTGCTGCGTTCGTTGCCGCGCGACACCGCCGCGTTCACCGACCGTGCCGCGGAGCTGGAGCGGCTGGTGGGCTCGGTGCGGGCCTCACAGGAGCGCGGCGAGGGGCTGCCCGTTCACGTGATCGACGGCATGCCCGGCGTCGGGAAGACCACCTTCGCCGTGCACGCCGGCCACCTGCTCTCGGAGCGGTTCCCCGACGGACAGCTCTTCGTGAATCTCAACGGACACACGCCGGGGCGTACTCCGGTACAGGCCGGCGAGGCGCTCGCCTCGCTTCTCGCGGCCGCCGGCGTGCCGACGCAGCAGATTCCCGTCGGTGATGACGTCGGAGCGGTCACGGAGGCCCGGGCCGCCATGTGGCGGAGCAGGTTCGCGGACAAGAAGGCGCTGCTGATTCTCGACAACGCGGCCAGTTACCGGCAGCTGGAGCCGCTGCTCCCCGGTGGGAGCGGGTGCCTGGTGTTGGTGACCAGCCGCAAGCGGCTGGTGGCGAACGAGGAGGTGGTCATGTCGGTGGACGCACTGCCGCCGGATCACGCTGTCGACCTCTTCGTACGGCTCAGTGGGCGACCGGCCGACGCTCTCGGCCGGGATGTGGTGGACCCGTTGGTGCGGCTGTGCGGGTGTCTGCCGCTGGGGGTATCGCTGCTCGCGGCACGGCTGCGGCACCATCCGTCCTGGAGCGCCGAGGACCTGCGCGGGCGGCTGCTGGCGGCGCGGGACCGCCTGGGAGAGCTGCGCGCCGGGGAGCGCGCCGTCACCGCGACGTTCGATCTCTCCTATCGGGATCTCGCGCCGGAGCGGCAGCGCTTCTTCCGGCGGCTCGGGTTCTTCCCCGGCACCGATCTCGACCCGCACGTCGGTGCGGCTCTGGGTGACGTCTCGGTCGTAGCGGCCCGTCTGCACCTCGAGGCGCTCTACGACGACCACCTGATCGACGAACAACCGGGGAGTCGCTACCGGCTGCACGATCTCCTGCGGGACTACGCTCGCGGTCTCGCCGCCGAGGGGGACAGCATGGACCACGCACAGGCCGTACAGCGTGTGTGCGCCTACTACCTGGCCGCTCTCACTGTCGTGAACGGGCACATCGGGCGCAGTGGTGCCGTAGTGCCACCGGCGCCGGACGGCGCCTCGCGGGTGGAGACTCCGCCCCTGGAGTCGCGGGCGGACGCGTTGAGCTGGCTGGAGACCGAGCGGGCCAATATCCTGGCCTGCGTCCGACGGGCGAACGGCCTCGCCCTGTACGACCTCGTGGTCCGGCTCGCCGCCGCCATGGCGCCCTTCCTGCGCCAGGCCGGCCCCTGGGACCAGGCCGTTGGGCTCCATCGGACCGCCGCCGAGGCCGCCCGCCATACCGGCGACCAGAGGGCCCGGGGCGACGCTCTCGCCGAACTCGGCGTCGTACGCCGTTTCATGGCTGCCTACCCACAGGCGATCGAGGCCCTCAACGACGCGGTGACGGCGTACGAAGCGGTCGACGAACGGCGCGGCAAGGCGGAAGCTCTAAACCAGCTCGGCATCGTCTGGTACCTGACCGCGGACAACGAGGACGCGGCCCGCGCCCAGACCGAGGCCCTCGCCCTCTACCGTGAGCTGGGATACCGGCTCGGACAAGCGAACGCGCTCGCCGATCTCGGGATGACGCACCGGCAGATGAGCCGGTTCGACGCGGCAGTGGAGGCGCAGAGCGAGGCCCTGACGATCTACCGAGAACTCGGCGACCGGTACGGGGAAGCGAACTCCCTGCGAGACCTGGGCGTCGTGCACTGCCTCATGGGCGCGTACGACATCGCCGCGCGGCATCACCAGGAAGCGTTCGACATCTACCTGGAGCTGGACGACCGTGTGCACCAGGCTTACGCACTGAACGAGTTGGGCGTCATCCGACGGCTGACCGGAGACATCGAGGCAGCGCGGACGGCACACAGCCAGGCCCTGACGCACTTCACCGAGCTCGGTGAACGGTTCGGCCACGCGACCAGCGTCCGTCACCTTGGCGTCGTGGACCGCATTTCCGGGGATGCGACAGCGGCCATCCGGCTTCTGGAGGAGGCGCTGGACGCCTACCGCGAACTCGGCAGCCGCGGAGGTGAGGCCGCCTCGCTGAGCGAGCTGGGCGTGGCGCGCGGCATCGTCGGTGAGCGCGACGGCGCGACCGAGGCGTTCCAACGCGGTTTGGAGATCCTTCGGGGCCTGGACGACCGGTGCGGCGAGGCAGAGGTACTGAACCACTGGGGGATGCTGTTGTTCACCTCCGATGAACCGACGGCCGCCCGTCGGCACTTCGATCAGGCGCTCACGCTTGCACGGGACATCCAGTGCCCGCTGGAGGAGGCGCGGGCACTGGAGGGCATCGGCCGCTGCGACTGGACGATTGACGGGCCTGGTCACGGCGTGGGCTCGCTGCGAGCCGCCGTGACCGTGTACCGGCGGTTGGGAGTGAGCGCGTCCGTGGACGACATCGAACGGTTGCTGGTGTAG
- a CDS encoding recombinase family protein, whose product MSRNRPTRGNSSTTAAGEPAAIYCRISQADDDDQTGVDRQERICREIAERRGLVINPAHVFVDNSRSAWSRKRKRPGWDRLLEEARNRGFRHIIAYHPDRLMRQPRDLEELLQVSDDQAITLHGEANRRDLADPDDRFILRIEVAHACRSSDDTSRRLKSAMQDRAREGKPQGGVRRFGYAKDGMTIVEEEAEIVREVFDRYLKGEGPAPIAKDLHSRGIYTAGGNAWTGGTVRALLDSRHVAGIRMHQGEEVGPGTWPAIIDAGVWAEVRTRREYRSAVYREALSKPAQRYYLLRGLVMCGRCGTLMSGTAKGTGPVYQCNRRGRNDEKKCTRSIMAQTLEDFVADAAVKLLGELRVDGRLASSNLSESVTEELEDDQRLLGELNQMWTAKEISTAEYRKMRKEITDRIAKAQRKVVVRPMVLLDGLTGAGARAAWNAEDMTDERRNAVLRFLFSGIVIDEPKKFGRYMDWDRIGIEQNPL is encoded by the coding sequence ATGTCGCGCAACAGGCCCACCAGGGGCAACTCCAGCACCACCGCCGCCGGTGAGCCGGCGGCGATCTACTGCCGCATATCCCAGGCGGACGATGACGACCAAACGGGCGTCGACCGTCAGGAGCGCATCTGCCGCGAGATCGCCGAGCGCCGGGGCCTGGTCATCAACCCCGCCCATGTCTTCGTCGACAACAGTCGCTCGGCGTGGAGCCGCAAGCGGAAGCGGCCCGGCTGGGACCGTCTGCTGGAGGAGGCCCGGAACCGAGGCTTCCGCCACATCATCGCCTACCACCCCGACCGGCTCATGCGGCAACCCCGGGACCTGGAGGAGCTGCTCCAGGTCTCCGACGACCAGGCAATCACCCTCCACGGCGAGGCGAATCGGCGGGACCTCGCCGACCCCGACGACCGCTTCATCCTTCGTATCGAGGTCGCGCACGCCTGCCGCTCCTCGGACGACACCTCGCGGCGGCTGAAGTCCGCGATGCAGGACCGGGCGCGGGAGGGCAAGCCGCAGGGCGGCGTGAGGCGGTTCGGTTACGCCAAGGACGGCATGACGATCGTCGAGGAGGAGGCCGAGATCGTCCGGGAGGTGTTCGACCGCTACCTGAAGGGGGAGGGCCCGGCACCGATCGCGAAGGACCTGCACAGCCGGGGCATCTACACGGCCGGCGGCAATGCATGGACGGGCGGCACCGTCCGCGCGCTGCTCGACTCCCGGCACGTCGCCGGAATCCGCATGCATCAGGGGGAGGAGGTGGGCCCCGGCACCTGGCCCGCGATCATCGACGCGGGCGTGTGGGCGGAGGTACGGACGCGGCGCGAGTACCGGTCGGCGGTGTACCGGGAGGCGCTCAGCAAGCCCGCACAGCGCTATTACCTGCTGCGCGGCCTGGTGATGTGCGGGCGATGCGGGACGCTGATGTCCGGGACGGCCAAGGGCACCGGGCCGGTCTATCAGTGCAACCGCCGGGGCCGGAACGACGAGAAGAAGTGCACCCGGTCGATCATGGCCCAGACGCTGGAGGACTTCGTCGCCGACGCCGCGGTCAAGCTTCTCGGCGAACTGCGGGTGGACGGCCGACTCGCCAGCAGCAACCTCTCCGAGAGCGTGACCGAGGAGCTGGAGGACGACCAGCGGCTGCTCGGCGAGCTGAACCAGATGTGGACCGCGAAGGAGATCTCCACGGCGGAGTACCGCAAGATGCGCAAGGAGATCACCGACCGGATCGCCAAGGCGCAGCGCAAGGTCGTCGTCCGGCCGATGGTGCTCCTCGACGGTCTGACGGGCGCGGGCGCGCGGGCGGCTTGGAACGCTGAGGACATGACGGACGAGCGGCGCAACGCGGTGCTGCGGTTCCTGTTCTCCGGGATTGTCATCGACGAGCCGAAGAAGTTCGGCCGGTACATGGACTGGGACCGGATCGGCATCGAGCAGAACCCGCTGTAA
- the haaA gene encoding HaaA family cyclophane-containing RiPP peptide produces the protein MPSPTSVTEPRTITPVGPASTEPTVAGTAVLDHVAARVRQRLEAEEGATSRVGDGAHAASLIWPWPL, from the coding sequence ATGCCGTCACCCACGTCCGTCACCGAGCCACGCACCATCACGCCCGTCGGCCCGGCGTCCACGGAGCCGACGGTGGCCGGCACCGCCGTCCTGGACCACGTGGCCGCCCGCGTCCGGCAGCGGCTGGAGGCCGAGGAGGGCGCGACGAGCCGGGTCGGTGACGGTGCCCACGCGGCCTCGCTCATCTGGCCCTGGCCGCTGTGA
- a CDS encoding zinc finger domain-containing protein yields the protein MERREVAAVLAYIGRLDPRTIRTDPGEARDQLAQWHELLHDVPFATDYGWDVREVIRAHVLDSPYPILPVDVARAWRTYRRDRIDRHTDPAPAADPDDPTAWRAELLGTRQAVATGTAAPSTHRQLTNGGPHPDVEARVRAIGSCVPPTIRAALAPYRPARAAREAAVAAGLPDALGVRCPWCHAREGEPCRSRRVGLDGRARGNAPRTTPHPTRLDLAAAEITRQGAA from the coding sequence TTGGAACGCCGCGAAGTCGCCGCCGTCCTCGCCTACATCGGCCGCCTGGACCCCCGCACGATCCGTACCGACCCAGGCGAGGCCCGCGACCAGCTCGCCCAGTGGCACGAACTGCTCCACGACGTCCCCTTCGCCACGGACTACGGCTGGGATGTCCGCGAGGTGATTCGGGCGCACGTCCTCGACTCGCCCTACCCGATCCTGCCCGTGGACGTCGCCCGCGCGTGGCGCACGTACCGCCGCGACCGTATCGACCGGCACACCGACCCCGCGCCGGCCGCCGACCCCGACGACCCGACCGCATGGCGGGCCGAACTGCTCGGCACCCGGCAGGCCGTGGCCACCGGAACGGCTGCGCCCTCGACGCACCGGCAGCTCACCAACGGTGGCCCGCACCCCGACGTGGAGGCCCGCGTGCGCGCCATCGGATCGTGCGTCCCACCGACAATCCGCGCCGCGCTCGCCCCCTACCGTCCGGCCCGTGCCGCACGCGAGGCCGCCGTCGCCGCAGGGCTCCCGGACGCCCTTGGCGTCCGGTGCCCGTGGTGCCATGCCCGCGAGGGCGAACCCTGCCGCAGTCGACGCGTGGGCCTTGACGGCCGAGCCCGAGGCAATGCGCCCCGCACCACGCCCCACCCGACGCGCCTCGACCTCGCCGCCGCGGAAATCACCCGACAGGGAGCTGCGTGA
- a CDS encoding FxsB family cyclophane-forming radical SAM/SPASM peptide maturase: MTEPEEPEGPVPFQTFILKVANRCNIDCDYCFVFNSKDQAARRLPARMDLAVARAAARRIGEHASAHRLRTIHVVLHGGEPLLVGVGHMAGLLEAVREEAPTGTRVLFELQTNGTLLSGAWLDLFERYEVAVGVSLDGPPPANDRHRLTHTGRSSAASAVRGIELLRSRPHLFAGLLAVVDLANDPVEVHDYLAAFEPPVIDFGLPHATHDDPPHRSDPSVPEYGLWMSRVYDAWLARPEYRHSVRMLEDIVALSSGVRGSVETLGLAPPTSVVIESDGSIEAVDTLRSVEEGATWLGLDVLRHSVDEALSHPKLLHRQHGKEALAEQCRACPLVDVCGGGYLPHRFSEAQGYRNPSVYCADLEYLIRHVQGSLRQHGWNPCAQAASSP, encoded by the coding sequence ATGACAGAACCCGAAGAACCCGAAGGCCCCGTACCTTTTCAGACGTTCATCCTCAAGGTCGCCAACCGCTGCAACATCGACTGCGACTACTGCTTCGTCTTCAACTCCAAGGACCAGGCGGCGCGGCGCCTGCCCGCCCGAATGGACCTTGCTGTGGCCCGGGCTGCGGCCCGGCGGATCGGTGAGCACGCGTCCGCACACCGCCTTCGGACCATCCACGTCGTCCTGCACGGCGGGGAGCCGCTTCTCGTCGGCGTCGGGCACATGGCCGGTCTGTTGGAGGCCGTCCGGGAGGAGGCGCCGACGGGGACCCGGGTCCTCTTCGAGCTCCAGACCAACGGGACTCTTCTGTCCGGTGCGTGGCTGGACCTCTTCGAGCGGTACGAGGTCGCGGTCGGCGTCAGCCTCGACGGGCCGCCACCTGCGAATGACCGGCACCGGCTGACCCACACTGGGCGGTCGAGCGCCGCCTCCGCCGTGCGCGGCATCGAACTCCTGCGGTCGCGGCCACACCTGTTCGCGGGGCTGCTCGCCGTCGTGGACCTGGCCAACGACCCCGTGGAGGTCCACGACTACCTGGCGGCGTTCGAACCGCCCGTGATCGACTTCGGCCTGCCGCACGCGACCCACGACGACCCGCCGCACCGCTCCGACCCGAGCGTGCCCGAGTACGGGCTGTGGATGAGCAGGGTGTACGACGCCTGGCTCGCCCGGCCCGAGTACCGGCACAGCGTCCGGATGCTGGAGGACATCGTGGCCCTCAGCTCTGGCGTGCGCGGCTCGGTGGAGACGCTCGGCCTGGCCCCGCCCACGAGCGTCGTGATCGAGTCCGACGGCTCCATCGAGGCCGTGGACACCCTGCGGTCGGTCGAGGAGGGTGCCACCTGGCTCGGCCTCGACGTCCTCCGCCACTCCGTCGACGAAGCTCTGTCCCATCCGAAGCTGCTGCACCGGCAGCACGGCAAGGAAGCGCTCGCCGAGCAGTGCCGCGCCTGCCCACTCGTGGACGTGTGCGGCGGTGGCTACCTCCCACACCGCTTCAGCGAAGCCCAGGGCTATCGGAACCCGTCTGTCTACTGCGCGGACCTGGAGTACCTCATCCGACACGTCCAGGGCTCCCTGCGGCAGCACGGCTGGAACCCGTGTGCGCAGGCCGCCTCGTCGCCGTAG
- a CDS encoding relaxase/mobilization nuclease domain-containing protein, protein MIANIVKPGNNTYGVLAYLFDKGRANEHTDQHIVASWDDFVPDPGPYDSPGHKQRLGQLTKALDLRVEQAGDKAPEGHVWHCSVRAAPEDRILTDAEWATIARRMVDATGIAPEDDPDGCRWVAVRHADDHIHIVATKVRGDLRPPRNWNDFHRAMAELARVEKDFGLIQVPRGPEAATGTPAAKRPTRAEQEKAQRLGHHRTAREQLRHTVRTALSHAKDLDEFFNLLADAGLQVETRTLPSGDLGGYKVALPDDGTPIWYSGSSLATDLSLPQIQQRLAATEAHTATAASPAGHDRRSPWHQATAAAERIPHHLDHADDSAAQAHLTIFSEVLYALPAHAPVPLKAELHRAAVAFEHAAHTRAHADHQHARALRGALKAMRYQPADHTGLAMLLDVAILVVLAAQRRSALHHHDRQVAAARQTLIHLQTAYDQIAPTSLAVLAGRRPSDSTVHRYARTLHEVLPSHSGQILTEAAWPALTAALAAAEAAGHNPAAVLRQAAQQRSLSDAKSASEVLVWRIQRLGDRHAPGPGARAAQARSPHIPHVLSTARATAATPPTSAPPPSRTHRPR, encoded by the coding sequence TTGATCGCGAACATCGTCAAGCCGGGCAACAACACCTACGGCGTCCTGGCGTACCTCTTCGACAAGGGTCGCGCCAACGAACACACCGACCAGCACATCGTCGCTTCCTGGGATGACTTCGTTCCTGACCCCGGCCCGTATGACAGCCCCGGGCACAAGCAGCGGCTCGGCCAGCTCACCAAGGCGCTGGATCTGCGGGTCGAGCAGGCCGGCGACAAGGCGCCCGAGGGGCACGTGTGGCACTGCTCGGTGCGCGCCGCGCCCGAGGACCGCATCCTGACCGATGCCGAGTGGGCGACGATCGCCAGGCGCATGGTCGATGCGACCGGCATCGCACCGGAGGACGATCCGGACGGTTGCCGGTGGGTTGCCGTGCGCCACGCGGACGACCACATCCACATCGTCGCCACCAAAGTCCGCGGCGATCTGCGCCCGCCGCGGAACTGGAACGACTTCCACCGCGCCATGGCCGAACTCGCCAGGGTCGAGAAGGACTTCGGCCTCATTCAGGTTCCGCGCGGCCCCGAAGCCGCCACCGGCACTCCGGCGGCGAAGCGCCCCACCCGCGCCGAGCAGGAGAAGGCCCAACGGCTGGGCCACCACAGGACGGCTCGTGAGCAGCTGCGGCACACCGTGCGCACCGCGCTCTCCCACGCGAAGGACCTGGACGAGTTCTTCAACCTGCTCGCCGACGCCGGCCTTCAGGTCGAAACACGCACTCTGCCCTCCGGCGACCTCGGCGGCTACAAGGTCGCCCTGCCTGACGACGGCACACCCATCTGGTACTCCGGCTCCAGCCTCGCCACCGACCTGTCCCTCCCGCAGATCCAGCAGCGTCTGGCCGCCACCGAAGCGCACACCGCCACGGCAGCCTCACCAGCCGGCCACGACCGCCGCAGCCCTTGGCATCAGGCCACCGCCGCCGCAGAACGCATCCCACACCACCTCGATCACGCCGACGACAGCGCTGCCCAAGCCCACCTGACCATCTTCAGCGAAGTCCTCTACGCCCTGCCCGCCCACGCCCCCGTCCCCCTCAAGGCCGAACTCCACCGCGCCGCCGTCGCCTTCGAGCACGCCGCCCACACCCGTGCCCACGCCGACCACCAACACGCCCGCGCCCTGCGCGGCGCTCTGAAAGCCATGCGCTACCAGCCCGCGGACCACACCGGCCTGGCCATGCTCCTGGACGTCGCCATTCTCGTCGTCCTCGCAGCCCAGCGCCGCAGCGCGCTGCACCACCACGACCGGCAGGTGGCCGCCGCCCGCCAAACGCTCATCCATCTCCAGACCGCCTACGACCAGATCGCCCCCACCAGCCTCGCCGTACTCGCAGGGCGCCGCCCTTCCGACAGCACCGTCCACCGGTACGCCCGCACCCTGCACGAGGTCCTGCCCTCCCACTCCGGACAGATCCTCACCGAGGCTGCCTGGCCCGCACTCACAGCCGCCCTCGCCGCTGCCGAAGCCGCCGGCCACAACCCCGCAGCCGTCCTCCGACAGGCAGCCCAGCAACGCTCCTTGAGCGACGCCAAATCGGCATCCGAAGTTCTCGTCTGGCGCATCCAACGCCTCGGCGACCGGCACGCCCCCGGCCCAGGTGCACGAGCCGCACAAGCCCGTAGCCCCCACATCCCCCACGTCCTGTCCACAGCGCGGGCCACCGCCGCGACACCCCCCACATCCGCGCCACCGCCATCCCGCACTCACCGGCCGCGGTGA
- a CDS encoding helix-turn-helix domain-containing protein produces MSYDAREWVWDHSNSKGTARMVLALIADRCRDRRCIAYASVPTLMKRANASRTAVRDALTKLIASGELTQLAGRKGPRGETYYHLPIAASFLAGQADEGDRNSAPPGGRIPTLGGAESDPADVFEGERDNGPGDRIPTPGGTGFQPSGGTDSDPQNGSEPKVNGKSSSSAALITAAQWEIDDATWAWLRHDGHLARLGEHGLRAADEKWRTYRATWAPRPAAAWGADWRTWIARERTPTPERPNLRALPGGAAPLAGGMTRAEAHTAALLAALDEPTGME; encoded by the coding sequence ATGAGCTACGACGCCCGCGAATGGGTGTGGGACCACAGCAACAGCAAGGGCACCGCCCGCATGGTCCTCGCCCTGATCGCCGACCGGTGCCGCGATCGCCGCTGCATCGCGTACGCGTCCGTGCCCACCCTCATGAAGCGCGCGAACGCCTCCCGTACGGCCGTGCGCGACGCCCTCACGAAGCTGATCGCCAGCGGGGAGCTGACGCAGCTCGCGGGCCGCAAGGGGCCGCGCGGAGAGACGTATTACCACCTCCCGATCGCCGCCTCCTTCCTCGCCGGCCAAGCAGACGAGGGGGACCGGAATTCGGCCCCTCCGGGGGGTCGGATTCCGACCCTCGGAGGGGCGGAATCCGACCCTGCCGACGTCTTCGAAGGGGAGCGGGATAACGGCCCCGGGGACCGGATTCCGACCCCTGGGGGGACCGGATTCCAGCCCTCCGGGGGCACGGATTCCGACCCCCAGAACGGTAGTGAACCGAAGGTGAACGGTAAGAGCAGCAGCTCTGCCGCCCTCATCACCGCCGCCCAGTGGGAGATCGACGACGCCACCTGGGCCTGGCTGCGGCACGACGGGCACCTCGCCCGACTTGGCGAACACGGCCTGCGGGCGGCCGACGAGAAGTGGCGCACCTACCGGGCGACGTGGGCGCCTCGCCCAGCCGCCGCGTGGGGCGCCGACTGGCGCACATGGATCGCCCGGGAACGCACTCCCACCCCGGAACGGCCGAACCTGCGCGCCCTGCCCGGCGGTGCCGCCCCACTCGCAGGCGGCATGACCCGCGCCGAAGCACACACCGCCGCCCTCCTCGCCGCCCTCGACGAACCGACAGGAATGGAGTAA
- a CDS encoding MobC family plasmid mobilization relaxosome protein: protein MRDLYAELPIPQEQMVTTPVTRAASNGDGPSIGRSIANTSAPGVAEEQLRHEGVPEQEWVSAGEQPTGLVTGAKQRTPHRRANLDAQRSEHVTARFAPHEKHDIQSAAKAEHVTMARYIADATMARVRGEITVTAPRTVYDDAVDELATQRAQIARIGNNVNQIARRLNSGGDPHPVDAAILQRAERLLATAHDTVRAIDDAAFRAAGQKAGGLS, encoded by the coding sequence GTGCGCGACCTGTACGCCGAACTCCCCATCCCCCAAGAGCAGATGGTCACCACTCCCGTCACACGCGCAGCAAGCAATGGCGATGGACCGTCCATAGGCCGGTCCATCGCGAACACCTCCGCCCCGGGGGTGGCGGAGGAGCAGCTCCGGCACGAGGGCGTGCCAGAGCAGGAGTGGGTGAGCGCCGGCGAACAGCCGACCGGTCTCGTCACGGGGGCCAAGCAGCGTACGCCGCACCGCCGCGCGAACCTCGACGCGCAGCGTTCCGAGCACGTCACCGCCCGCTTCGCGCCCCATGAGAAGCACGACATCCAGTCGGCGGCGAAAGCCGAGCACGTGACCATGGCGCGATACATCGCCGACGCCACCATGGCCCGCGTCCGCGGTGAGATCACCGTCACCGCTCCTCGCACGGTCTACGACGATGCGGTCGACGAGCTAGCCACCCAGCGGGCGCAGATCGCCCGGATCGGCAACAACGTCAACCAGATCGCCCGGCGCCTCAACTCGGGCGGCGATCCACACCCTGTGGACGCCGCGATCCTTCAGCGGGCGGAGCGCCTGCTCGCCACCGCCCACGACACGGTCCGGGCGATCGACGACGCGGCCTTCCGGGCAGCCGGGCAGAAGGCGGGCGGCCTGAGTTGA